Proteins co-encoded in one Arthrobacter globiformis genomic window:
- a CDS encoding DUF5947 family protein — translation MCGEPIPDAHQHVVDLESHAMMCTCRPCYLLFTDATAHMRYRSVPDRYLSFPDFDLGLGQWDELEIPVGLAFFFRSSKLDRTVAFYPGPAGATESELPLAAWDGVLARNPALGLAAPDTEALLIRGPGPGRPAADCHLVPVDACYELVGRLRRLWKAFDGGQEARDELTAFFDRIARRSVPAPADPASEASGSAVSNRASGRTSGTGGVR, via the coding sequence ATGTGCGGCGAACCGATTCCCGACGCGCACCAGCACGTGGTGGACCTGGAGAGCCACGCGATGATGTGCACCTGCCGGCCCTGCTACCTCCTCTTCACCGACGCGACCGCCCACATGCGCTACCGCTCAGTGCCGGACAGATACCTCTCATTCCCCGACTTCGATCTCGGCCTGGGGCAGTGGGACGAACTGGAAATTCCGGTGGGCCTCGCATTCTTCTTCCGCAGCTCCAAGCTCGACCGCACGGTCGCGTTTTACCCGGGTCCGGCCGGGGCCACGGAGTCGGAACTGCCCCTCGCAGCCTGGGACGGCGTGCTGGCCCGCAACCCTGCCCTCGGCCTCGCCGCGCCGGACACCGAGGCGCTGCTGATCCGCGGCCCGGGTCCGGGCAGGCCCGCCGCGGACTGCCACCTCGTTCCGGTGGACGCCTGCTACGAGCTGGTGGGCAGGCTGCGCCGCCTCTGGAAGGCGTTCGACGGCGGCCAGGAGGCGCGCGATGAGCTCACCGCCTTCTTCGATCGGATCGCCCGCCGCAGCGTTCCAGCACCGGCAGACCCCGCCAGCGAAGCATCCGGCAGTGCAGTGTCCAACAGAGCGTCCGGCAGGACGTCCGGTACGGGAGGCGTCCGGTGA
- a CDS encoding NifU family protein, with protein MLGGDRPPLLNGDQIGTLLDALGAGGAVARGRAEDLVRQVTDLYGAGLQRIMEILQAQGKLDDATLEALTADSLVAGLLVIHGLHPHSMEARVAAALDSVRPYLGSHGGDVELQGISPDGVVRLKLLGTCQGCPSSSVTLKYAVEEAIQNAAPEVTAIDVVEAEKQPGAPALIPVDSLLVRLNNPAGGTPAESWHDMSGGTWEPVPEIAGLEPGEVAGFLVGGYPVLACRTGQDIYAYRDYCPRCTGSMAGAVLQRALAAPVGGGLLTCPTCRGHFDVRRAGVCLEDKNLHLEPLPLLVRNGVMSVAVPTVSVQSAVLPVPPVPVAPLPAAPSEVTPVQALPLVTPAGLQAVRESEPVQAPAAVSVPAASVSTPAPAAVMAPELQAAAGQDR; from the coding sequence ATGCTCGGCGGGGACCGGCCACCGCTGCTGAACGGTGACCAAATCGGCACACTCCTCGACGCCCTCGGCGCCGGCGGGGCGGTGGCCCGCGGCCGTGCCGAGGACCTGGTCCGCCAGGTGACAGACCTCTACGGCGCCGGACTGCAGCGGATCATGGAGATCCTGCAGGCCCAGGGAAAGCTCGACGACGCCACTCTCGAAGCGCTGACCGCTGACAGCCTGGTGGCCGGCCTCCTGGTCATCCACGGGCTGCACCCCCATTCGATGGAGGCACGGGTCGCCGCGGCGCTGGACAGCGTCCGGCCCTACCTGGGCTCCCACGGCGGCGACGTGGAACTGCAAGGCATCAGCCCCGACGGCGTGGTGCGGCTCAAGCTGCTGGGCACCTGCCAGGGCTGCCCGTCGTCGTCCGTCACCCTCAAGTACGCCGTTGAGGAGGCAATCCAGAACGCAGCCCCCGAAGTAACGGCCATCGACGTCGTCGAAGCGGAAAAGCAGCCGGGTGCGCCGGCGCTGATTCCGGTGGACTCGCTGCTGGTCCGGCTGAACAATCCGGCGGGCGGCACGCCCGCAGAATCCTGGCACGACATGTCCGGCGGCACGTGGGAACCCGTTCCGGAGATCGCCGGGCTCGAACCCGGCGAGGTGGCAGGCTTCCTCGTCGGCGGCTACCCGGTGCTGGCCTGCCGTACCGGGCAGGACATCTACGCGTACCGCGACTACTGCCCCCGCTGCACCGGCTCGATGGCCGGCGCCGTGCTGCAGCGCGCCCTCGCGGCACCGGTTGGCGGAGGCCTGCTCACCTGCCCCACCTGCCGCGGCCACTTTGACGTCCGGCGCGCCGGCGTGTGCCTCGAGGACAAGAACCTGCACCTGGAGCCGCTTCCGCTGCTGGTCCGGAACGGAGTGATGTCCGTGGCGGTCCCGACGGTGTCCGTGCAGTCCGCGGTGTTGCCGGTTCCACCTGTGCCGGTGGCCCCGTTGCCGGCAGCCCCGTCAGAGGTGACGCCGGTGCAGGCACTCCCGCTGGTGACGCCGGCAGGGCTGCAGGCGGTCCGCGAATCGGAGCCGGTGCAGGCACCGGCTGCCGTGTCCGTGCCGGCGGCCTCGGTGTCCACACCAGCGCCGGCAGCCGTCATGGCCCCGGAGCTGCAGGCAGCCGCAGGGCAGGACCGCTGA
- a CDS encoding nickel-dependent hydrogenase large subunit, translating to MTSTIPMGSGSGTGNNNLVEMNWDPITRIVGSLGIYTKIDFENNQVVECKSTSSIFRGYSLFMKGKDPRDAHFITSRICGICGDNHATCSCYTQNMAYGVKPPSLGEWIVNLGEAAEYMFDHNIFQENLVGVDYCEKMVSETNPGVLAKAENTRAPHEADHGYRTIADIMRSLNPFTGEFYREALQVSRLTREMFCLMEGRHVHPSTLYPGGVGTVATIQLMTDYITRLMRYVEFMKKVVPMHDDLFNFFYEALPGYEQVGLRRTLLGCWGSLQDPEYCNFEYKDMTEWGRKMFVTPGVVVDGKLVTTDLVRINLGLRIMLGSSYYEDWEDQEMFVTHDPLGNPVDRRHPWNQHTNPRPQKRDLSDKYSWVMSPRWFDGQDNLALDTGGGPLARLWATALAGLVDIGYIKATGTSVQINLPKTALKGPVTFEWNIPQWSNTLERNRARTYFQAYAAAAALHFAEKALEEIRAGRTKTWETFEVPDEGIGCGFTEAVRGVLSHHMVIRDGKIANYHPYPPTPWNASPTDSNGVAGPYEDAVQGQPIFEENDREHFKGIDIMRTVRSFDPCLPCGVHMYLGNGQTLDMLHSPTQTLTGE from the coding sequence ATGACGTCCACAATTCCAATGGGTTCCGGAAGCGGAACGGGCAACAACAACCTGGTGGAGATGAACTGGGACCCCATCACCAGGATCGTCGGCAGCCTCGGCATCTACACCAAGATCGATTTCGAGAACAACCAGGTCGTGGAATGCAAGAGCACTTCCTCGATCTTCCGCGGCTATTCCCTCTTCATGAAAGGCAAGGACCCGAGGGACGCCCACTTCATCACCAGCCGCATCTGCGGGATCTGCGGCGACAACCACGCCACCTGCTCCTGCTATACGCAAAACATGGCCTACGGCGTCAAGCCCCCGAGCCTGGGGGAATGGATAGTCAACCTGGGCGAAGCCGCCGAGTACATGTTCGACCACAACATCTTCCAGGAAAACCTGGTGGGCGTGGACTACTGCGAAAAGATGGTCTCCGAGACCAACCCCGGCGTCCTGGCCAAGGCCGAGAACACCAGGGCCCCGCACGAGGCCGACCACGGCTACCGCACCATAGCCGACATCATGCGCTCGTTGAATCCCTTCACCGGCGAGTTCTACCGCGAAGCGCTGCAGGTCAGCCGCCTCACCCGCGAAATGTTCTGCCTCATGGAGGGCCGCCACGTGCACCCCTCCACCCTCTATCCGGGCGGGGTGGGGACGGTGGCCACCATCCAGCTGATGACGGACTACATCACCCGGCTCATGCGCTACGTCGAGTTCATGAAAAAGGTCGTCCCGATGCACGACGACCTGTTCAACTTCTTCTACGAGGCGCTGCCGGGCTACGAACAGGTGGGGCTGCGGCGCACGCTGCTGGGCTGCTGGGGATCGCTGCAGGACCCGGAATACTGCAACTTCGAATACAAGGACATGACCGAATGGGGCCGGAAAATGTTCGTTACCCCGGGTGTGGTGGTGGACGGCAAGCTGGTCACCACCGACCTGGTGCGGATCAACCTGGGCCTGCGGATCATGCTCGGCTCCTCGTACTACGAGGACTGGGAAGACCAGGAAATGTTCGTCACCCACGATCCCCTGGGCAACCCCGTGGACCGCAGGCATCCCTGGAACCAGCACACCAACCCGCGGCCGCAGAAGCGCGACCTCTCGGACAAGTACAGCTGGGTCATGTCCCCGCGCTGGTTCGACGGCCAGGACAACCTCGCCCTGGACACCGGCGGCGGCCCGCTGGCACGGCTCTGGGCCACGGCGCTCGCCGGACTCGTGGACATCGGCTACATCAAGGCCACCGGCACGAGCGTCCAGATCAACCTGCCCAAAACGGCGCTGAAGGGACCCGTCACTTTCGAGTGGAACATCCCGCAGTGGAGCAACACGCTTGAACGCAACCGCGCCCGCACCTACTTCCAGGCCTACGCCGCCGCGGCCGCGCTGCACTTCGCGGAAAAGGCCCTCGAGGAAATCCGGGCCGGCCGCACCAAGACCTGGGAAACCTTCGAGGTCCCCGATGAAGGCATCGGCTGCGGCTTCACCGAGGCGGTCCGCGGGGTCCTGTCCCACCACATGGTGATCCGGGACGGCAAGATCGCCAACTACCACCCCTACCCGCCCACCCCCTGGAACGCCAGCCCCACCGATTCCAACGGCGTGGCCGGCCCCTATGAGGATGCGGTTCAGGGGCAGCCGATCTTCGAGGAGAACGACCGGGAGCACTTCAAGGGCATCGACATCATGCGCACCGTCCGCAGCTTCGACCCCTGCCTGCCCTGCGGTGTCCACATGTACCTGGGCAACGGGCAGACGCTGGACATGCTGCACTCCCCCACCCAGACCCTGACCGGCGAGTAG